The Brachypodium distachyon strain Bd21 chromosome 4, Brachypodium_distachyon_v3.0, whole genome shotgun sequence nucleotide sequence GACTGTGGCGCACGTTAGGTTTTCGTGGGTGTGGTAAAGTGAGAGGGAGTGAAAAAAGTGGAGTTTTTGATTGGTGTGGGTTTGGTGCTGCTCGTGGGCAGATCTTTTTGGAGGTGGGCTTGGGCTGGGCCTAGTTATGAAGTCGGGTCAGGTCGGGTCAAAAGGGTCTGACTAACAACTATACAATAATAtaaatactccttccgttcaacaaatgatgtttcagttttgaccaaatttgaaagCATCTATACACtgagtcatgtctagatacatccaatttttgacaaacttgagatatcttttgttagacAGAGGAATTatataaaatttatatcatCAGAATGTGTATTTCAATACGAATTTAACATCATATTGATAATGCACTTTTTAGTCCGAATTTCGATAATAGTTCGTGCAGGCCTAGCTGACAAAGCTGAACGGAGatattatatattttctttttaataGTAGTGTGATTGATCCGATAGTTAACCTCGATAATGCAAGGTGGCCGAGGAGGGTGAATTTTGGTCAAATATTGCTCGAAGAAAAACTCTCGAAGTAAACATAAGTTTTCATCTGGTTAGAACTAGGCATGGCTAGCCTAACCCGAATCATTGACGGTCTGGGCAGGCTGAAAAACATAACAGTGTATTTTCCAAAAATAATCAAACAATACTACTATTATTTTAAACGGGATTGGTATTGAGAACTCGCCTCTTTTTTAGTTAGGAATAATTCGACTTGCTTGGCCGTTGGATTAAGTTTGATCTTATCCGACGTTAACAcgtgggagaggagagagttTGGTGATGCCACTCACATCTTAATCCAACAGTTGCCCTACGCTACCACACACCATACTTTTAATTGGAAGCACACTCACTTCACATATTTTAGGGTGGGCCAGGCTTGGGCTTGAGATTTTTGTTGGAAGTCCGGGCGACCGGGCCCAAGGCATGATCAAGTCTGCATCGATCTAAGCAGCACGGTTGAACTGATCAACTGATAGGGTCGTTGGGTACACGTCTTGGTTGGGAGGAGGGATTAGTACATCTTTTTTCGAAAGCTATATACTTGGATGTCGGCACGTACAGTTCATACGTGCAAAATTCTCATATTCTGAAATTGACGTGTTTCATGCATGACAGCAGTACAGTGTCCGTCCATTTTCCTCTTTCTTGGCAAACCGGCATGCAGCCAATCTGCATGCAGCAGGCCGTGGCCCGGATCTTTGGACGCCGTACGTTACGCTCTTTGCTGTCTCTGTCCGGTCACAACTCACAACAGTCGTCAGTACAAAAATacaccaaaataaaatatactgTACCTATGATTATTAATCGTATATTTCTTGACACGTCCAGGCAGAGCAAAAGAGTATGGGCAGATGCACGTACATAGTCCATACTCCAAAGGAGTAAAGAATTAGCTTGAAGAGTGATGCCATATGCTTTGACCGTATAGTCTGAAGCGTGCGTACAGAGGATGAGATCGATGACTGtctgaaagagagagaaaaaaaggaggagaGGACTGATCGAAGACCAAAAAGCTCTAGCTTTGTGTAGTTCGATCATGTTAATCTGCTGGCGTCGGTTCAGTTCAATAAATTCGACGTTTGATTTGCATTGCCAGACGACTCTCTGAGTGGCCCATGATTAATTAAGTCTGCAGCAGTGCACGGTGTCAACTGTACAGTGCCAACGGAAACAGACAATGAGGCTGGAATTAAACCCGGCCCTTTTAATTTGGCCACTCGATCTTGCTATACGTACTAGTATAGCAGAACGTCCTGGTGCTGCTCTCTGTGCACTGTAATAACAATCTGAATTCATTTAATTCCAGTTAATTTTCATGACTAATTAATCTAGTGAGATCGACCGGCCTACTTAGATTAAAATTTAAGTACTGCATATTTTCCGAATCGATATCTATTTACGATCGAGGGACAAGACACAAGAGGACGATGCATATGCAGCTGGGGGCTTTTGTAGACCATACCGCATTGAATACTGTTGTGGAGATCTAGCAGTACATACGTACGTGCGTACGCGTTTAATCCTTCATGCATCAGCTGCTGCTAATAATAATAGCTTCGACACGAAGTTAGTGAAGTATAGTACACTGTACGCGACGCTTAGCTCACAGCTAGTGTAGCAGAGTGTTAACCCCACCTATACTATTCGGCTATTCCTAGCTCGATAGGTCCATTTGCTCTATACCGTACCTATAGTCGTATTCCAGCGAAATTAACTAGTCAGAAAACCCCTCGCTTTCGTACTAACTGCGCTCATGTTTCGCTTTCTTCGAAGCTTAGTGCCAAATGCATGTACCAAAATAACGAGTTTTGGTCGGTCAAACTAGATAGTACGTaaaagagtaaaaaaaattgtactaaattttGAAAGGCggcgtatccggtgaaaatcATCTTTAGGTGAAATTCCGTGAAAACCATAGTAAAAAAGTTacaaaaattaaacaaaaaattgcatgTGTTATagaagtgatgttttatatacgTGTAaattttcaagtccaaactcaattgcaTTTAGCTGCAGGGATAGCATGAACATGGGTTATTCACTGTTGGATACTATTCATTTgcatatttctatttttttatttattccaAATGCAATTGAGTTTTGAGTTTAAATTTTGCACGTTTGTAAAGCATCACACACCTCCAACATATTGTACTtttgtactttctccgtccaacaaaaaatgtctcaactttgactaaatttgaatgcatctatacactaagtcatgtatagatacatccaaattttaacaaacttgagacatcttttgttggacggaggaagtaggaaTTTTTAAAACTTCTAAACATGAACTTTATACAGTTCGCACCGTTTGCACCGAAACCGTGTTTTACCAGATATTTTGCCAACTTGAAaatcattgttttttttttctttattgaACAAAGTTCCAATGAGCCCaggttctactccctccgattcataataagacTCAGTTTagcattgctgaactgtgcggcgctgaatttattttataatctgctgtgaaaaaatacacacgaaaGTAATAAAAAGTTGGTTAGTCAAGTACGAAAATAGTAAAAGACGGATTTATGATAATCCACCGCAATTCCAAACAGATACTAAATGctgctgatttagtacaactttactACAAAACTGTACTAAATCAGCCATCCGGAGGAGTATTAGATTTTCTCCAAACAGCCCAACTTTTATCGGAAGCTCACGAACATTCCTTTTTCTGAACAGAAGAACAGCGGGAAGCCTAGAGCTCGTCCGTTCAGTCATATGGGCTAAGTCAGGGAGTCCCATTTTGGGCCTACCAGCGTTGCTGTTGTTCCGTTAGGCCGGATCAATCTCATGTAGGCTTAAACTACACAATAGGCCCATATATTAGTGCAAGCAGAGCCTGCTGCTctttgtcaaaaaagaaaggaaggtTTGAACTACATCCTAGGCCCAATCGAGGCCTACTGAATCATTTTAAATTTGTAACTCAGTGTTTATAGTAATATCATTTGTGACCCGTATTCCTTACGCATAGATGTTCAGACAAAACCGTTCTTATACATGGAACGAATAGGACatactccttccatttcaAAATAGAGAAcatataacttttgttgattttCAAATTCTAAAAAGTTTGATCAACCATATATCAACTTATACGGCGCTAAATGAAAACCATCAGATCCATTGTGATGCATATTTTCGTAGCATCTTCATTAATTTAAAGTTCTGTGACTTTGGTCTCTAGTACGCGTATGCGCAGTGTGTGTGTCTACAAATTGTCCCGGCGTTACTAAAACTAAAAGGAGTGTAGGTCCAAAGATTCGTTCCTGTTGATCAAAACAAATTTCTGTTGTTCGTAGAAACGAATCCACCTAAGCTCATAAAAAAGTGATCAAGTGTATGTAGAAAATGTTCATGAAACTCGAGGAAAGTGTTCGGATAAGGCATGGAAATTGATCAAGCGTTTCTAGGAAACGACGTTCACCCTACTTAACAAAACAGTTCCTACGTACCCAGATGCGTGtcacacaacaaaaaaaacattatgtTAATTACTATTGTTCATTCCGATACATTGGAAATATGTCCCAAGGTCTAAATGAAGTTTAATTTCGGTAACGACAAAAGGGATCCTCGTGATACTCCTCCATGCCCATTCTTGTCAGAAGGAAACAGTCAACAACCGAGAGGGGTGTAAGACAACAAATATGGCGAGACAAATCTAGAGACCTCGCAAACATCTAATCCAAAGTCTTTGGCACATTCGATTAAACTGTAGCTTAAACTAGCTTAAGTTTGATCTGAAATCATTACGGCCGGTGATCGAAGGTCACGAGATGGCCAGATCGCCTGCAGCAACGCGGCTCCTCTTCGTTTAcggctgcttcttcttcctcgtgaTCTCCTTGTCGTCGTCTCGTGATGCTCCTCCTcaccgtgccggcggcggcggcggcgagggggacGACCCTGCACCGCCGCTCTCATTCAGCTTCGACTTCTCCAACATTTCCACCTATCACTTAGAAGACCTCCGGTTCGAGGGCAACTCCACCCTGCACGGGAACCTGGTGGACCTCACCTGCAACTCCTTCGGGCATGGCATCGACAACTGCATGGGGCGGATGTCCTACAACCACCCAGTGCTCTTCTACGACAACACCACGGGCGAGGTGGCCAGCTTCGCCACGCGCTTCACCTTCGCCATCAGCCTCCACAAAGACGACGGCACCAGGGGCGATGGCATGGCTTTTTTCCTCGCCAGCTACCCGTCGAGGATACCCGACGGTGGCGACGCCACCGGGGGCAACCTCGGCCTCCACACCGGCGACGGGGCAGACCCCAACGGCACGAGCAGGTCGGTACCTACCAAAATGACCAAATCTAATTCGGATCTTCGTGTTTGAAAATTTACCAAAAATATTATCAAAATTGTACCAGAATAAATTTTCTATTACAAGTTGCACAAGTTAGTTACTCCGTCTAAACAAAAACAGCATACTGGATTTTATCTCATTTTATGATGGACCGAGTTCGAGTTTacataaacttttttttgtgttggGCTCAACTTGTAGTCAAACTGATTTTTTTAACTCAAAAGCTAAAGTTCGAGGCCcacagattttttttggaaatttcACTGAACTTTTGCCGAAATATTAAACTTTGTGAGCAGGTTTGTTGCCGTTGAGTTCGACACGTTCAACAACACATTTGACCCCATCGGAGTAGTCGACCACATCGGCGTTGACATCAACACCGTCAAAGCCTCGGCCAACACCACGAGCTTGCCCACCTTCAGCCTCAACGGGACCATGACGGCGACCATCACTTTCAACAGCAGCACCCGGATGCTGACGGCCTCCTTGCTGTTTGACGACCGTCCTGATCTTGACCCTGTTGAGGTCAGCTCGCAGCTACCCTCtcccctcacgtccttgctccCGTCGGAGGTAGCTGTGGGGttttccgccgccaccggtgtAAGCTTCGAGCTTCATCAGATACTATCTTGGTCTTTCAACTCCACTCTAATACTTCAACTTCCGCCCTCGAAAAACAACTCCTCcactccacctccacctccattTCCCCCTCCGAAAAGTAACTCCACTTTTCCACCCTCGAAACGCAATGGCATCTCTATATCAGGTAAACAATATAGAATTCtttactccatccgtttcaaaatatagGGTTATATATAACTTTTGTTAAGCACTGAGAACTTgatttcctttaaaaaaaatatgtttatgCAGTTGCAGCTGTAGCTACTTTTGTATTTTCAAAACTTCAATACACAACTAGAAATATATAATCAAAGACACCTACAATATATTCTTTTATGCAATTTtatgttgtatttttttcttatcaAGATACATATCACTCTGGGTCAGATGCGCGCGTGCATGCGTCCCTCGAAGGTCATTTCCTAACATTTGATCTCCCCCTGCTTTAACAGGTTATTTCATAAGTAGACCTGTCTTGATCACTGTTCTGGTGGTCGTCGGTGCACTCGTGGTTTGGTCAATTCTCTCTTGTATCATTTGGTGGCGCAGGACAAGCGATGATCATTCATCCGGCCCTAAGCGATTCAGGTACCGCGACCTGGCTACTGCGACGCGCAAATTCTCCAATGAGAACAAGCTCGGAGAAGGTGCCTACGGCACAGTGTACAAAGGGACCTTCGTCAAGAATGGCAACGAAGAGGTGCTAGCCGTGAAGAAGATGAATGCTTGTCACAGGCGAGCCACCAGGGGCTTCGAAGCCGAGCTTGACACCATCAGTCGCACGGGCCACACGAACTTGGTCAGGCTGAAAGGTTGGTGCCGCCGCAGGAACATGAACTTGATCAATTTTATGTGTTGGTGCAGAGAGACACAGAACGTGGAGCTCTTCCTTGTCTATGAACTAGTTCCTAATGGCAACCTCCACGAGCACCTGCACACGAAAAACGAGGTGCTACCATGGACGACCAGGTGCGTGTGTGATAGTTAAGAAACGAAAAAACATTTatactccctcggatccataccaagtgtcgctgatttagtacaattgtagttattatggatcagagggagtattttttttcttattataCTAAGTTAATATATCATCTCACGCAAACTTCAAATTTATTATTTGATAGGTACCAAATAGTGAAGGACATAGGACGCGCTCTTCGTTACCTTCACGACGAGTGCGGCCGATACATCTTGCACAGAGACATCAAGCCATCCAACATACTCCTGGACAATGATTTCAACGCTAAGCTTGCCGACTTCGGGCTGTCAAGGGTCGCCGACGAGGGCAACGGAACACTGGAGATCACCGCGGAAGGGACGGAGGGATACATTGATCCAGAGTGCAGGAGAAATGGGAGGGTCAGGTTCAGGCCTTCGTCCGACGTCTACGGCTTCGGGATCGTCCTTCTGGAGATCGCCTGCAGGAGGCACACCAGCAAGGAGCAAATCTGGAGCCTGTTGCACAACACACAAAACAATGGTGCTGATGCAGGGCTGCTGCTAAATCAGGTCGCTGATCCAAGGTTGAACGGCGACTTCGACGTGGCGCAGATGCATCGTGTGCTTGTCCTGGGCCTCTGCTGTTCCTTCCCAACCGGTGCCCAACGGCCTACCATGCAGGCAGTCATGAATGTCCTGGAGCACGGCGCGCCGTTGCCTGACTTAAACCCTGCTCCAGCTCCGTTGCCTGACTTAAACCCGACGGTATGATCAAGGCCGTTGGCTAGCTATTTGAGGATGAGAAGACTTTCAGTCACCACAATGCATATTATGCAAACTTATGATTTTGTACTGTGTGCCTGGTTGATTGCCACATTGCAACGACAATCTCGATGCATATGGACGGCCTAGATAGATGTTACAGTCAGCTGGGTTCAATGAAACATATTTCACAGGTTACCATAAGAAAAAGTTCAAGCGCATCATCACATCCTCAACAATTTCAACTCTGCACAACAACAAACTGATCCATCCAAGCCACAGCTTTAGGAGCTCACTACCATCTACGGTTGTCGCACCAGTCGGAATGATACCCCCTCTGCCGCCGGCCGTCGACGCCCATGCAAGGGTACCCGCCGGCGTCAGCACGGGTAAGCAGAGCACCTCCGAGAGTCACCACCTCGTCAGGCTTCACCCCGGCGTGCACCGccaccttcttcctccccccgAAATAGTCCCTCACGAGCCTCTGGATCTCGGGGATCACGGCGCTCCCGCCGACGAGCAGCACCTCGTCGACCGCGTCCCAGATGCTCCTCCCGTCCAGCTCGCGGTCGGCGCCAACCATGGCCCTGTGCACCAACTTCACCACTTCCCCGAACAGGTCCCCGTTAAGCTCCTCGAACTCCGCCCTCGTCAGCGTCTCCGCCAAGCCCAGGGATTCGACCACGACCTCGGCCTGCCGCCGCGTGCTCAGCGCCTTCTTGGCATGCTCGCAGGCTGTTCGGAGCTTTGCCAGCGCTTGGGTGTCGTTGCTGATGTCCCTGCCGTGCTTCCGTTTCATGAGCGCCGTGAAGTAGTCAACGACGCGGCGGTCGAagtcgtcgccgccgaggaACGCGTcatggcggccgccgaggAAGTCGAAGACACCGTCGTCGAGGACCATGAGGCTCGCCtcggtggtggcgccgccgacgTGGAGCACGAGCGCGACGCCCTCGTTGCGCAGCCGGCGGTGGAGCCCGTgcgccacggcggccgcgaTGGGCTCGTCCAGCATCCGCGCCACGCGCACGCCGGCGATGTGGCCGGCGAACTCCGTTTGCCTCCATGGCGAGTCGTAGTAGTGCCGGGGCACGGTGAAGACGGCGTGGCGGACCGAGCAGCTCATGTACGACTCGGCCGCCTCCCGCAGCTTGCCGATCACCATGGCCATGACCTCGTCGGTGCTCAGCTCGTTCCTGGCCGTGCCGCCGACGATGTAACCGGTCTTCATTTTGATGTGAGGGTATAGGttcttctccaccagcttgtACGGCGCCTCCTTCGCCATTCGCTGCACAACCTCATACATGTGGCTCCATCTGTATATATCCCGTGGAAGGATACACAATTATTGATTAGGCGTCAATTTGATATCCTCGACGCTCATAATTTTCTAAATTTATATTCAAACATGTAAAATgttgatcaatttttttttctaaattgtCCTGTGAATGTTTTACACCCATTAGAGATCTCTAGCACTTCCCTTATATAGCTCCGGTCTGTAAATTTTAAAGGTTTCCGTGGAAAAAGTGGTTCCATCTGGGCCCTTAATTAAAATAGCATGATCGTATAAGTCTTTATGGTGCCATCATAAATCGGCCCTTCCACATGATATATCTCGAGTTTTTCGGTGTACCTTATATGGCTTTTAAGGTGGCATTATATAAaatctgctagagatgctcttgtATATGTGCACATGGTACCTCATCCCGATGAGGCGCTTGAAGCCGGAGACGGCGGATGCGGGGTCGACGGCAGCATAGTCCTGGGCGTCGTCGCCGACGAGGATCGTGCCGTTGGCGGTGAAGGCGACCCAGGAAGGGATGCAGAGCTGGAACATGGCGTCTGACCCGTCTGCGACGTAGCCGGCGATGCAGGAGTTGGTGTTGCCAATGTCCAAGGCGACCACCGGGGGGCTCCGGAACCGGTAGCACCTTTTGCCGCTCTTCGACGCGCTCGCCGGCTGCGGCTggccggagaagacgaagaggaGCAGGCAAACGAGAAGGGCGACATGGACGTCGCGAGCTGTCGCCATTGTCGCAGATcgaaccggccggccggcggcttagatgttttattttattatatacGTTGCGCTTTTATAGATGAGATGCGTACGTGCATGGCCGGGCCCGGTGGAGTTCGGGTACGACTCGGTTTGTTCAGCATTGGATCTAGAGACGTGACTTATCCAGCTCTCTGACGTTTGTACGTTTCTCTGAAGCCCTTGGCCGAACCGATTCCGTATCTTCAACAAAGAGATCTGGGACTAGTATAGAAAACACCCATAAAGAGTCATGAATTCAAAGGAAAATTCGTAGAAACTAAACACTGAGTTCATAACTCTCAGTCTCATGCTGTTGAAAAGTGCTGTGGTACTTGGAGTCTACGCAGTCAAATTTATCTTGAAGCTAGCACCAAGAGCCATCGTGATCTGCACAAGTCGGTCATGACGCCCTGAAAAAAGCAACACCTCCTACACATCCTTTGATCCAAGCAGAAGTAATTCTGGACCCGTGGACTCCTGACTGTTTCGATACCATGTTAACTATTCGGCGAAGAACGGGAAGAAGACATCCTGCGTTCTTTGAGCTGTGTCGACGTACGACGCCCAGACGACGACCCCCTTGCGTTCACCGCCTGGAGATGATCATCCATCAATGGATTGGAATGATTTGGGCGCATTCGCTGCCCGCTTAAGCCACCAAAGCCACCAACAGCAAACGAGCAACACCACGCAGAATGCCACAGCTGCTCCCGCCCAAGTGATCTTGAGGATGGTGTTGTTCACGCCCTGATGAGCTTGTTGTACCAATGGAGGACCAAGGTACTGGGTAGAAGATGACTGATTGCTACGTGGGCAAACTTGATCAAAGCAAAACAATGAAGGCATTTAAATACATAGCTTAGCCCCTCCTAGCGAATCGTTTTGTCTACATAAATGACATGACAGAAATGTGTACCTTTGCTACATGCCCGTGATAGGAAACGAGCTAAACGGCGACGATCTGTTGCTGACGATATGCAAGTCCTTTCCCTTGCACAGAACGTACGACATTACCAGTCCAGAAGAAACTGGCTTGACCCTCATGTAGCGGCACAGGCAAC carries:
- the LOC100841878 gene encoding L-type lectin-domain containing receptor kinase IX.1, encoding MARSPAATRLLFVYGCFFFLVISLSSSRDAPPHRAGGGGGEGDDPAPPLSFSFDFSNISTYHLEDLRFEGNSTLHGNLVDLTCNSFGHGIDNCMGRMSYNHPVLFYDNTTGEVASFATRFTFAISLHKDDGTRGDGMAFFLASYPSRIPDGGDATGGNLGLHTGDGADPNGTSRFVAVEFDTFNNTFDPIGVVDHIGVDINTVKASANTTSLPTFSLNGTMTATITFNSSTRMLTASLLFDDRPDLDPVEVSSQLPSPLTSLLPSEVAVGFSAATGVSFELHQILSWSFNSTLILQLPPSKNNSSTPPPPPFPPPKSNSTFPPSKRNGISISGYFISRPVLITVLVVVGALVVWSILSCIIWWRRTSDDHSSGPKRFRYRDLATATRKFSNENKLGEGAYGTVYKGTFVKNGNEEVLAVKKMNACHRRATRGFEAELDTISRTGHTNLVRLKGWCRRRNMNLINFMCWCRETQNVELFLVYELVPNGNLHEHLHTKNEVLPWTTRYQIVKDIGRALRYLHDECGRYILHRDIKPSNILLDNDFNAKLADFGLSRVADEGNGTLEITAEGTEGYIDPECRRNGRVRFRPSSDVYGFGIVLLEIACRRHTSKEQIWSLLHNTQNNGADAGLLLNQVADPRLNGDFDVAQMHRVLVLGLCCSFPTGAQRPTMQAVMNVLEHGAPLPDLNPAPAPLPDLNPTV
- the LOC100842172 gene encoding heat shock 70 kDa protein BIP4, with amino-acid sequence MATARDVHVALLVCLLLFVFSGQPQPASASKSGKRCYRFRSPPVVALDIGNTNSCIAGYVADGSDAMFQLCIPSWVAFTANGTILVGDDAQDYAAVDPASAVSGFKRLIGMRWSHMYEVVQRMAKEAPYKLVEKNLYPHIKMKTGYIVGGTARNELSTDEVMAMVIGKLREAAESYMSCSVRHAVFTVPRHYYDSPWRQTEFAGHIAGVRVARMLDEPIAAAVAHGLHRRLRNEGVALVLHVGGATTEASLMVLDDGVFDFLGGRHDAFLGGDDFDRRVVDYFTALMKRKHGRDISNDTQALAKLRTACEHAKKALSTRRQAEVVVESLGLAETLTRAEFEELNGDLFGEVVKLVHRAMVGADRELDGRSIWDAVDEVLLVGGSAVIPEIQRLVRDYFGGRKKVAVHAGVKPDEVVTLGGALLTRADAGGYPCMGVDGRRQRGYHSDWCDNRRW